The following coding sequences lie in one Mucilaginibacter sp. KACC 22773 genomic window:
- a CDS encoding cellulase family glycosylhydrolase, with product MQTKLKVLAIALIMPLSMKLSAQQKATAAVWSPQKASAWYAKNQWLVGSDFITSNAINQLEMWQADTFDPKTIDKELGYAQGIGMNVMRVFLHHLAWQQDPAGFKKRVDEYLAISSKHGIKTMFVFFDDCWNKVPKTGKQPEPKPGIHNSGWAQDPGQPASEEMANSPVLEKYVKDVLNTFKADKRILLWDLYNEPGNSGKGNKSLPLLKNVFKWARQVNPSQPVSAGVWSWGLEDLNKFQVANSDVTTYHDYSPVDDHLKTVQFLKMIGRPLICTEYMARPRNSTFATVLPMLKKENVGAINWGFVTGKTNTIYAWDTPMPDGAEPKLWFHDIFHKDGTPYKTEETELIKSLTGRGK from the coding sequence ATGCAAACTAAACTAAAAGTCTTGGCCATCGCTTTAATAATGCCATTGAGCATGAAGCTATCGGCCCAGCAAAAAGCAACAGCAGCCGTTTGGAGCCCGCAAAAAGCCAGCGCCTGGTACGCCAAAAACCAATGGCTTGTAGGCAGCGATTTTATAACCAGCAACGCCATTAACCAATTGGAAATGTGGCAGGCCGATACCTTCGACCCGAAGACTATTGATAAAGAACTGGGCTATGCGCAAGGTATTGGCATGAATGTAATGCGGGTGTTTTTGCATCACCTGGCCTGGCAGCAAGATCCGGCCGGCTTTAAAAAACGGGTGGACGAATACCTGGCCATATCCAGCAAACACGGCATTAAAACCATGTTTGTATTTTTTGACGATTGCTGGAACAAGGTGCCAAAAACAGGTAAACAACCCGAGCCAAAACCTGGCATCCACAATTCAGGCTGGGCGCAGGACCCCGGCCAGCCGGCGTCTGAAGAGATGGCCAATTCGCCGGTGTTGGAAAAATATGTGAAGGACGTATTAAACACTTTTAAGGCAGACAAGCGCATATTGCTTTGGGATTTATATAACGAGCCGGGTAACTCAGGTAAAGGGAATAAAAGTTTACCACTGCTTAAAAACGTATTTAAATGGGCCCGCCAGGTAAACCCAAGCCAGCCGGTAAGCGCAGGCGTGTGGTCATGGGGATTAGAGGATTTAAACAAGTTCCAGGTAGCTAACTCGGATGTAACTACTTATCACGATTATTCGCCGGTTGATGATCACCTAAAAACTGTTCAATTCCTGAAAATGATTGGCCGCCCTCTAATCTGCACCGAATATATGGCCCGCCCGCGTAACAGCACATTTGCAACCGTATTGCCTATGCTGAAAAAAGAAAACGTAGGCGCCATAAACTGGGGCTTTGTAACCGGCAAAACCAATACCATTTATGCCTGGGATACCCCGATGCCCGATGGCGCCGAACCAAAACTGTGGTTCCATGATATTTTTCACAAAGATGGCACGCCATATA
- a CDS encoding sialidase family protein, with amino-acid sequence MKVSDQVDIAWDQSTLKQVSARGGNYARAIQLSNGHLLCVYEGDGGIQSTVSTNLGETWLAPVKVASSVPGVNMAVPDILELKDHSLLVSYNPRPHKVNGVADTTKHFAIITKKSYDEGKTWTDERLIYQAGYRFEDGCWEPSQLQLPSGEIQLFYSDEGIFTQSNEQNISLFRSYDGGLSWTKKPEIVTFTPCHRDGMPVPVLLKGTGEIVFSIEDNSGGQFKPSIIRNSIAQNWQKTVGPGDAERTYALTPGLPQAVYAGAPYLRQLHSGQTILSYQSTQNRDNNGDLACMQVAVGDDNAKNFKNVSTPFTVPLNKHGLWNSLCVLNDDTIIALTSTDAYGSNAIWMIKGHLTNKKLN; translated from the coding sequence GTGAAAGTAAGTGATCAGGTAGATATCGCGTGGGATCAGTCGACGCTAAAACAGGTATCTGCACGTGGTGGCAACTATGCCCGTGCCATACAACTCAGTAATGGTCATCTGCTTTGTGTTTATGAAGGCGACGGCGGGATACAAAGTACCGTAAGTACCAACCTTGGCGAAACCTGGCTTGCCCCGGTAAAAGTGGCTTCATCGGTTCCGGGTGTTAATATGGCCGTTCCTGATATTTTGGAACTGAAAGACCACTCGCTGCTGGTATCCTATAATCCCCGGCCGCACAAAGTAAATGGCGTGGCAGATACTACTAAACACTTCGCCATCATCACCAAAAAAAGCTATGATGAAGGTAAAACCTGGACAGATGAGCGTTTGATATACCAGGCCGGCTACCGGTTTGAGGATGGTTGCTGGGAGCCGTCGCAATTGCAGTTGCCATCCGGCGAAATTCAGTTGTTTTATTCAGACGAGGGCATCTTTACGCAATCGAATGAGCAAAATATTTCGCTTTTCAGATCGTACGATGGTGGCCTCAGCTGGACAAAGAAACCCGAGATTGTAACATTCACACCCTGCCACCGCGACGGGATGCCTGTACCTGTTTTGTTAAAGGGGACAGGTGAGATAGTGTTTTCCATTGAAGATAATAGCGGCGGCCAGTTTAAACCCTCCATCATTCGCAACAGCATTGCGCAAAACTGGCAAAAAACCGTCGGCCCTGGCGATGCGGAACGTACTTACGCACTTACACCCGGGTTGCCCCAGGCGGTTTATGCCGGCGCACCTTATCTGCGGCAGTTGCACAGCGGGCAAACTATTCTATCGTACCAAAGCACGCAAAACCGGGATAATAACGGCGATTTGGCCTGTATGCAGGTGGCTGTTGGTGATGATAATGCTAAAAACTTTAAAAATGTAAGCACGCCATTTACCGTACCTTTAAACAAGCATGGCTTGTGGAATTCGCTGTGTGTGCTTAATGATGATACCATTATCGCCTTAACATCAACTGATGCTTATGGCAGCAACGCTATCTGGATGATAAAAGGACATTTGACCAATAAAAAATTGAATTAA
- a CDS encoding beta-L-arabinofuranosidase domain-containing protein has product MNNMNRVGKVICLTVLAICGSIYTAAAQAVKASVITKVNNQQVNANYINNRAPLQHEYFTKLPVGSINAGGWLKKALELQRDGLTGNLGEISVWLSKTNNAWLNKEGKGEYGWEELPYWLKGYANIGYMLGDQKIIKEAKFWIDAVLNNQRDNGDFGPARTNKGNRDLWTNMPMLWCLQSYYEYSKDPRVIPFMTKYFKYELSVPDNEFLEDYWENSRGGDNMLSVYWLYNRTGDKFLLDLAAKLDKNTANWRQANNLPNWHNVNVAQCFREPATFYLQSHDPKDLAATYNDFSLIRKIYGQVPGGMFGADENARKGYDDPRQAVETCGMVEQMTSDQMLLGSTGDTFWASNCEDVAFNTFSAAFMPDYRSLRYLTAPNMVLSDGKNHSPGIANEGPFLMMNPFSSRCCQHNHAAGWVYYAENSWMATPDNGIAAQLYTQGQVSAKVGKGVNVNIVETTKYPFEDEVSFTVNASKTIAFPLYLRIPEWCKAASVKVNGIPVKLSSTTGDYIKLAKTWKNGDKITLHLPMQLKVRQWEQNKNSVSVKYGPLTYSLKIDEQYTKEDSRTTTQGDSHWQPTADPQKWPSFEIHAASDWNYGLVIDQEHPEKSIEIIHRAWPKDNNPFTNANAPIELKTKGKQIPGWAIDQYGLCGVLPQSPVKTSQPTVNLTLVPMGGARLRISSFPVAE; this is encoded by the coding sequence ATGAATAATATGAATAGAGTAGGCAAAGTGATCTGCTTGACTGTTTTAGCAATATGCGGCAGTATTTACACAGCAGCGGCGCAAGCAGTAAAGGCATCGGTAATAACAAAGGTTAATAACCAGCAGGTGAACGCCAATTACATTAATAACCGGGCGCCGTTGCAGCACGAATATTTTACCAAACTGCCGGTAGGCAGCATAAACGCAGGTGGCTGGCTAAAAAAAGCGTTGGAATTGCAGCGCGATGGCCTTACCGGTAACCTGGGCGAAATAAGCGTTTGGCTATCAAAAACCAATAATGCCTGGCTAAATAAAGAAGGTAAAGGCGAATATGGTTGGGAAGAATTACCTTACTGGCTAAAAGGCTACGCCAATATTGGCTATATGCTGGGCGATCAAAAGATTATTAAAGAAGCCAAATTCTGGATTGACGCGGTATTAAATAACCAGCGCGATAACGGCGATTTTGGCCCGGCCCGTACCAATAAAGGTAACCGCGACCTGTGGACAAACATGCCTATGCTTTGGTGCCTGCAATCTTATTACGAATACTCGAAAGACCCAAGGGTAATACCGTTCATGACTAAATACTTTAAGTATGAACTATCCGTACCCGACAACGAGTTTTTAGAGGACTATTGGGAAAACAGCCGCGGCGGGGATAACATGTTGAGCGTTTACTGGCTTTACAATCGTACGGGCGATAAATTCCTGTTGGATTTGGCTGCAAAACTGGATAAAAATACCGCCAATTGGCGCCAGGCCAATAACCTGCCCAACTGGCATAATGTAAACGTAGCCCAATGCTTTCGCGAACCGGCAACTTTTTACCTGCAGAGCCATGATCCAAAGGATCTGGCCGCTACTTATAACGATTTCAGCCTTATCCGTAAAATATATGGCCAGGTACCCGGCGGCATGTTTGGCGCCGATGAAAATGCCCGCAAAGGTTATGACGACCCGCGCCAGGCCGTAGAAACCTGTGGCATGGTTGAGCAAATGACATCAGATCAAATGCTGTTAGGATCAACCGGCGATACCTTTTGGGCATCCAACTGCGAAGATGTGGCGTTCAACACATTTTCGGCAGCCTTTATGCCCGATTACCGATCTTTAAGGTATTTAACTGCACCAAACATGGTGCTTAGCGATGGCAAAAACCACAGCCCCGGCATTGCCAATGAAGGTCCGTTTTTAATGATGAATCCTTTTAGCAGCCGCTGCTGCCAGCACAACCACGCGGCAGGTTGGGTATACTATGCCGAAAACAGCTGGATGGCTACCCCCGATAATGGCATAGCAGCACAGCTGTATACCCAAGGGCAGGTATCGGCAAAAGTTGGCAAAGGCGTAAATGTAAATATTGTGGAAACCACTAAATATCCTTTTGAAGACGAGGTGAGCTTTACGGTAAATGCGTCAAAAACTATTGCTTTTCCGCTTTACCTGCGCATCCCTGAGTGGTGTAAAGCTGCATCGGTAAAGGTAAACGGCATCCCGGTAAAATTGAGCTCAACCACCGGCGACTATATCAAATTAGCTAAAACCTGGAAAAACGGCGATAAAATAACCCTGCATCTACCTATGCAACTAAAAGTACGCCAGTGGGAGCAAAATAAGAATAGCGTGAGCGTAAAATACGGTCCGCTAACTTATTCGCTCAAAATTGATGAACAATACACCAAGGAGGATAGCCGTACCACAACCCAGGGCGATTCGCACTGGCAGCCTACGGCCGATCCGCAAAAATGGCCATCGTTTGAAATTCACGCCGCATCTGATTGGAATTATGGTTTGGTAATTGACCAGGAACATCCCGAGAAATCAATTGAAATTATTCACCGTGCATGGCCAAAAGATAATAATCCATTTACAAATGCTAACGCCCCCATTGAGTTAAAAACCAAAGGTAAACAAATTCCCGGCTGGGCAATTGATCAGTATGGCCTTTGTGGTGTGCTGCCTCAAAGCCCGGTTAAAACCAGCCAGCCAACAGTTAATTTAACATTGGTGCCCATGGGCGGGGCAAGGCTAAGGATCTCATCGTTTCCGGTAGCAGAATAG
- a CDS encoding glycoside hydrolase family 2 protein — protein MKKLNLCLAVFTAACLSANAQQSSWHLIKTKITTPWADKVDPNAPLPGYPRPQLVRGNWQNLNGLWDYAIVQKGIAGPARYEGKILVPFAVESALSGVGKTVGKDSMLWYKTTITLNKTLKGKDVLLHFGAVDWRTEVFVNGVSAGKHEGGFDPFTFNITPYLKGGAKQEIKVSVWDPTNDGPQPRGKQVKSPEGIWYTPVTGIWQTVWLEGVAKTHIEATKQTPDIDNHTLTVSAEVTDGQPGDLLKITAWDGKTKVDEKTVDAGADAVLNIKDEKLWSTTDPFLYDLQVAVIRKGKPVDEVKSYFAMRKISLGADANGVQRMLLNNKFVFEYGPLDQGWWPDGLYTPPTYEAMSYDIDQLKAMGFNMIRKHIKVEPARYYNYCDKTGMLLWQDMPSGDLGNHWENRPGVLDGQTDQQRTPESEGYYRKEWNAIINSLYNYPCIVVWTPFNEAWGQFKTVEITEWTMKKDPSRLVNSASGGNFYDTGNIVDLHNYPHPAMPRPEIFGKTKAVVLGEFGGLGWPVDGHTWQANKNWGYQNFKNGDDLLKRYITFTDRLQELIKLGLSAAVYTQTTDVEGEVNGFMTYDRKVIKMPVELLHKENVKLYDPALAK, from the coding sequence ATGAAAAAACTAAATTTATGCCTTGCGGTTTTTACTGCGGCCTGTTTATCGGCTAATGCGCAGCAAAGTAGCTGGCACCTTATCAAAACAAAAATAACAACACCCTGGGCCGACAAGGTTGACCCAAATGCGCCGTTGCCCGGGTATCCCCGCCCGCAGCTGGTAAGGGGTAATTGGCAAAATCTGAATGGATTGTGGGATTACGCCATAGTGCAAAAAGGTATCGCAGGCCCTGCCAGGTATGAAGGTAAGATATTGGTGCCTTTCGCCGTCGAGTCTGCCCTGTCAGGCGTTGGCAAAACGGTGGGGAAGGACAGCATGTTATGGTATAAAACTACCATCACCCTCAATAAAACATTAAAAGGCAAAGATGTATTGCTACACTTTGGCGCTGTTGACTGGCGTACCGAAGTTTTTGTAAACGGCGTTAGCGCCGGTAAGCACGAAGGCGGTTTCGACCCCTTTACATTCAATATCACCCCTTATTTAAAAGGCGGTGCAAAACAAGAAATTAAAGTGAGCGTGTGGGACCCAACAAATGACGGCCCGCAACCACGTGGTAAACAGGTTAAAAGTCCCGAAGGGATCTGGTATACGCCTGTAACCGGTATATGGCAAACAGTTTGGCTGGAAGGCGTTGCCAAAACGCATATCGAAGCCACCAAACAAACCCCCGATATTGATAATCACACGCTAACGGTTTCGGCCGAAGTAACCGATGGCCAGCCCGGCGACCTATTGAAAATAACTGCCTGGGATGGTAAAACCAAAGTAGACGAAAAAACAGTTGATGCAGGCGCTGACGCTGTATTGAATATAAAGGACGAAAAATTATGGTCGACAACAGATCCTTTCCTGTACGATTTGCAGGTGGCTGTTATCCGCAAAGGCAAGCCGGTTGATGAAGTGAAAAGCTACTTTGCCATGCGCAAAATTTCTCTTGGTGCCGATGCTAATGGCGTGCAACGTATGTTGCTAAACAACAAGTTTGTATTTGAATACGGCCCGCTTGACCAGGGCTGGTGGCCCGATGGCTTGTACACCCCGCCAACTTACGAGGCCATGAGCTACGATATTGACCAATTAAAAGCAATGGGTTTTAACATGATCCGTAAGCACATTAAGGTTGAGCCCGCCCGCTATTATAACTATTGCGATAAAACAGGCATGCTGCTTTGGCAGGATATGCCAAGCGGCGATTTGGGTAACCACTGGGAAAACCGCCCCGGCGTGTTAGACGGCCAAACCGATCAGCAGCGTACGCCCGAATCTGAAGGTTACTACCGCAAGGAGTGGAACGCCATCATCAACTCATTATACAACTACCCCTGCATTGTGGTATGGACACCTTTTAACGAGGCCTGGGGACAATTTAAAACGGTTGAAATTACAGAATGGACAATGAAAAAAGACCCGTCGCGGCTGGTGAACAGTGCAAGCGGTGGTAACTTTTACGATACCGGAAATATTGTTGATTTACATAACTACCCGCACCCCGCAATGCCGCGCCCTGAGATTTTTGGTAAAACCAAAGCAGTGGTACTGGGTGAGTTTGGCGGCCTTGGCTGGCCTGTTGACGGGCATACCTGGCAAGCCAACAAAAATTGGGGCTATCAGAACTTTAAAAATGGCGACGACCTGCTAAAACGTTATATCACCTTTACCGATAGATTGCAGGAACTTATAAAACTTGGCCTTTCGGCTGCAGTATATACGCAAACAACCGACGTAGAAGGAGAGGTTAACGGTTTTATGACTTATGATCGTAAAGTGATTAAAATGCCTGTAGAATTGTTACACAAAGAAAACGTGAAACTTTACGATCCGGCGTTGGCGAAATAA
- a CDS encoding DUF3823 domain-containing protein produces MKIKFHHIIIALLLTATGCKKDNYAAPSATFNGRLTYKGDPVNVEYNQVPFNLYQSGFGKLAPIVGTFDQEGNYSTLLFNGNYKFTIPANQGPFMWKELSAGKRDTIAVTISGNKTMDIEVMPYYMVRNAKITAASKTVTATFNIEKVITDANAKGIDRVNLYINKTQFVSGGDQVASTQLNGSDITSLSNISMSVGIPSLSPTQNYVFARVGIKISGVEDMIFSPLVKVSF; encoded by the coding sequence ATGAAAATAAAATTTCATCATATCATCATAGCACTCTTGCTTACAGCTACGGGTTGTAAAAAAGATAATTATGCTGCGCCATCCGCAACATTTAACGGGAGGTTAACCTATAAAGGCGACCCTGTGAATGTGGAGTATAACCAGGTGCCTTTCAACTTGTATCAGTCCGGTTTTGGAAAATTAGCGCCAATAGTAGGCACGTTTGACCAGGAAGGCAATTATTCAACTTTGCTTTTCAACGGTAACTATAAATTCACAATTCCTGCAAATCAGGGCCCGTTCATGTGGAAAGAGTTATCTGCCGGCAAGCGCGATACCATAGCGGTTACTATAAGTGGCAATAAAACCATGGATATTGAGGTAATGCCATATTATATGGTGCGCAATGCCAAAATAACCGCCGCAAGTAAAACAGTTACGGCTACTTTTAATATCGAAAAAGTAATAACCGACGCCAATGCAAAAGGCATTGACAGGGTGAACCTGTATATCAACAAAACCCAGTTTGTATCGGGCGGCGACCAGGTAGCTTCAACACAGCTTAACGGATCGGATATTACCAGCTTGAGTAACATCAGCATGAGTGTTGGTATCCCTTCGCTGTCACCAACACAAAATTATGTATTTGCCAGGGTTGGTATTAAAATAAGCGGAGTTGAGGATATGATATTCTCGCCTTTAGTGAAAGTGTCCTTCTAA
- a CDS encoding RagB/SusD family nutrient uptake outer membrane protein: protein MKKITIITTFAALLITGSCKKDSEFLNVPPKQIVTADVAFSDPNLVLSILGDLYNRVVDFSGLDNGWASFADFSESFPSENGSSYFVQRTGWGYGEWGTWDYTYVRDLNLFIDRATAATKLTADQKNQFIAEGRFLRAQYYFELVKRMGGVPLITKPLDYDFSGNVIPLQVARAKESEVYDFIISEAEAIKGLLPAKVEEKSRATPGAILAMEARAALYAASIAKYGATTPQVSLPGGEVGIPASMATGYYTKALAAAKAIISGSAGNYSLYKQLPDLSDNFANIFLDKTSTESIWVEDFKANGGKTHGFTTNDQPYSISDEGLDAGRLDPSLNLVEAYEKLDNTYAPIATKDGSGNPIYYDNQLDAFAGRDARLAGTVLLPNGLFKGKRTDVWAGYQLADGSILTSGDAVQLKPLPGTTTPVQVVGKDGPVNGLEFRTQTGFYVRKYLDPTIGSGRRGRGSDVNFIRYRYAEVLLNGAEAAAELGDYTTASTYINQVRARAGLNTPLVLTAANYFDRIVHERRVELAFEGHTLFDMKRWRLATVVWDGNQMTVTDLVTNIGQAAKRNTQPFGLWPYKYYNPGNANNGKWLFKEVKPSSVTGANRFQLGNYYSQIGDNVLSANPKIVKQPNQ, encoded by the coding sequence ATGAAAAAAATAACTATAATAACTACGTTTGCGGCCCTGTTAATTACGGGATCATGCAAAAAAGATAGCGAATTTTTGAATGTGCCGCCCAAGCAGATAGTAACGGCAGATGTGGCATTTTCAGATCCCAACCTGGTGCTATCTATCCTGGGCGATTTATATAATCGTGTGGTTGATTTCTCGGGCCTTGATAACGGATGGGCTTCGTTTGCTGACTTTAGCGAATCGTTCCCATCAGAAAACGGCAGTTCGTACTTTGTACAACGTACCGGCTGGGGTTACGGTGAGTGGGGAACCTGGGACTATACATACGTTCGCGATTTAAACCTGTTTATTGACCGTGCAACAGCGGCAACTAAACTAACCGCCGATCAAAAAAATCAATTCATCGCCGAAGGCAGATTTTTACGTGCCCAGTACTATTTTGAACTGGTAAAACGCATGGGTGGCGTGCCATTAATTACCAAACCGCTCGATTACGATTTCTCTGGCAATGTAATACCTTTACAGGTAGCCCGCGCCAAAGAATCAGAAGTTTATGATTTCATCATCAGCGAGGCCGAAGCTATAAAAGGTTTATTGCCTGCAAAAGTAGAAGAGAAATCAAGGGCAACCCCTGGTGCTATTTTAGCCATGGAAGCAAGGGCTGCACTATATGCAGCTTCTATTGCCAAATATGGCGCTACTACTCCACAGGTTTCATTGCCAGGCGGCGAAGTCGGTATACCTGCAAGCATGGCTACCGGTTATTACACTAAAGCTCTTGCGGCTGCTAAGGCTATCATCAGCGGCAGTGCAGGTAATTACAGCTTATACAAGCAATTGCCAGACCTGAGCGATAACTTCGCTAATATTTTTCTTGACAAAACAAGTACAGAATCAATCTGGGTTGAGGACTTTAAGGCCAACGGTGGTAAAACCCATGGTTTTACCACAAATGATCAGCCTTATTCAATATCTGACGAAGGTTTGGATGCAGGCCGGTTAGATCCGTCGTTAAACCTGGTTGAAGCGTACGAAAAACTGGATAATACCTATGCGCCAATCGCAACCAAAGACGGCTCTGGTAACCCTATTTACTACGATAATCAGCTGGATGCTTTTGCTGGCAGGGATGCAAGGTTAGCAGGCACAGTATTATTGCCAAACGGTTTATTTAAAGGTAAACGTACTGATGTTTGGGCTGGTTACCAGCTGGCTGATGGCAGCATACTTACCAGCGGCGATGCTGTACAACTTAAGCCGCTTCCGGGTACAACTACGCCGGTACAGGTAGTAGGTAAGGATGGGCCTGTTAACGGTTTGGAATTCAGAACGCAAACCGGTTTCTATGTTCGTAAATATCTTGATCCAACAATTGGTTCCGGTCGTCGTGGTCGTGGTAGCGATGTTAACTTTATTCGTTACCGTTATGCTGAGGTGTTGCTTAACGGTGCCGAAGCTGCTGCCGAGTTAGGCGACTATACAACAGCATCAACCTATATTAACCAGGTACGCGCAAGGGCTGGCCTTAATACACCACTGGTGTTAACAGCCGCTAACTATTTTGATCGCATTGTACACGAGCGTAGGGTAGAGCTGGCCTTTGAAGGACATACCTTGTTTGATATGAAACGCTGGAGATTGGCAACCGTAGTATGGGATGGTAATCAAATGACCGTTACCGACCTGGTTACCAATATTGGCCAGGCGGCTAAACGCAACACACAACCATTTGGGTTATGGCCATATAAATATTACAACCCCGGCAATGCCAATAATGGTAAATGGCTGTTTAAAGAAGTTAAACCAAGTTCTGTAACAGGTGCAAACAGGTTCCAGTTAGGTAATTATTATTCACAAATTGGTGATAACGTATTATCGGCTAATCCTAAAATTGTTAAACAACCAAATCAATAG